In one Flavobacteriales bacterium genomic region, the following are encoded:
- a CDS encoding aryl-sulfate sulfotransferase: protein MFPDRLLSKAIAAAWALAAIEAGAQFDGFALYNLTNQTTARLINANQQIAYTWNCPTSFSYAMALKPNGNLVRSAVNVGNQINTAAGSGKVQELNPQGQVVWEFVYSSADYITHHDFCLMPNGNVLLLAYARKTLAELQAAGYTGTTAKYPGRIIEIQPTGSTAQIVWQWDMWDRFIQYADPAKPNYMPIAEHPERMNINVAISGGGGPGGGIDWFHENGIDYNEELDQIAFSARHLSEIFIIDHSTTTAEAAGHTGGNAGRGGDFLFRWGKPANYAVAGPQRIPAAVHDVKWVKGGSMDGWISFFNNNGGGSSTSTVDAINPDRNGYTYPWTPGTVWGPANYGWRHTCLAYASGQSSADIMPNGNVFCAPSGQYLYEVNSGNQVIWQYNASPQRAFRYTCDHPGIINLLNDPCGITTDVPTDEELAAFGMFPNPAREQVNLMGVDVQTLRAFVVHDASGREVKRELPGWTIDVSDLPDGVYTVVLEHGTGERQSRRLVVAH from the coding sequence ATGTTCCCTGACCGCCTGCTGAGCAAGGCCATTGCAGCCGCTTGGGCCCTGGCCGCCATCGAGGCCGGCGCCCAGTTCGATGGCTTCGCCCTCTACAACCTCACCAACCAGACCACGGCGCGGCTCATCAACGCCAACCAGCAGATCGCCTACACGTGGAACTGCCCGACGTCCTTCAGCTACGCCATGGCCTTGAAGCCCAATGGCAATCTGGTGCGATCCGCGGTGAACGTAGGCAACCAGATCAACACCGCCGCAGGCAGCGGCAAGGTGCAGGAACTGAATCCGCAGGGCCAGGTGGTGTGGGAGTTCGTTTACTCCAGCGCTGATTACATCACCCATCACGACTTCTGCCTCATGCCCAACGGGAACGTGCTGCTCCTGGCGTATGCCCGGAAGACCCTCGCTGAGCTGCAGGCGGCGGGTTACACAGGCACCACGGCCAAGTATCCGGGGCGCATCATCGAGATCCAACCCACGGGCAGCACGGCGCAGATCGTCTGGCAGTGGGATATGTGGGACCGCTTCATCCAGTACGCTGACCCGGCCAAGCCCAACTACATGCCCATCGCGGAGCACCCGGAGCGCATGAACATCAATGTGGCGATCAGCGGCGGCGGCGGTCCGGGCGGCGGAATAGACTGGTTCCATGAGAACGGCATCGACTACAACGAGGAGCTGGACCAGATCGCCTTCAGTGCGCGCCACCTGAGCGAGATCTTCATCATCGACCACAGCACCACCACCGCCGAGGCCGCAGGGCACACCGGCGGCAACGCGGGCCGTGGCGGCGATTTCCTCTTCCGCTGGGGCAAGCCCGCCAACTACGCGGTGGCCGGCCCGCAGCGCATCCCGGCGGCGGTCCATGATGTGAAATGGGTGAAGGGTGGCTCCATGGACGGCTGGATCTCCTTCTTCAACAACAACGGCGGCGGCAGCAGCACCAGCACCGTCGATGCCATCAACCCCGACCGGAATGGCTACACCTACCCGTGGACGCCCGGCACTGTGTGGGGGCCGGCGAACTACGGCTGGAGACACACCTGCCTGGCCTATGCCAGCGGGCAGAGCTCGGCCGACATCATGCCCAACGGCAACGTGTTCTGCGCGCCCAGCGGCCAGTACCTGTACGAGGTGAACAGCGGCAATCAGGTCATCTGGCAATACAATGCCAGCCCTCAGCGTGCCTTCCGGTACACCTGCGACCACCCTGGCATCATCAACCTGCTCAATGACCCTTGCGGCATCACCACCGATGTGCCCACCGATGAGGAGCTGGCCGCCTTCGGCATGTTCCCGAATCCGGCGCGCGAGCAAGTGAACCTTATGGGGGTTGACGTGCAGACCCTTCGCGCCTTCGTGGTGCACGATGCCAGCGGCCGCGAGGTGAAGCGCGAGCTTCCCGGGTGGACCATCGACGTGAGCGACCTGCCCGATGGCGTGTACACCGTGGTGCTTGAGCATGGCACCGGTGAGCGACAATCCCGCAGGCTGGTGGTGGCGCATTGA
- a CDS encoding 2'-5' RNA ligase family protein, whose product MAPCHRFLLIIRPDESVSTFVCAARDRLHARIGSFSGRRVVPHLTLFFADLEEGLGPRLQQAVEATAVALAPFGLTYSGITHFPDGRTIYIDPVEKERIGAMRAPLAAAALADPRIGQAIRETTHPHLTIAAGLRPDQFKEAWAMLAPHRFAAAEEVRHVQLLRRPLVPGAEYALMAAIPLG is encoded by the coding sequence AGTCGGTTTCCACGTTCGTCTGCGCCGCTCGTGACCGGCTGCATGCGCGCATCGGAAGCTTCAGTGGCAGGAGGGTGGTGCCGCACCTCACCTTGTTCTTCGCTGATCTGGAAGAGGGCCTGGGGCCGCGGCTGCAGCAGGCGGTTGAAGCGACCGCTGTGGCCCTGGCGCCGTTCGGACTGACCTACTCCGGCATCACCCATTTCCCGGATGGGCGGACCATCTACATCGATCCGGTGGAGAAGGAGCGCATCGGAGCAATGCGCGCACCGCTGGCTGCTGCCGCGCTGGCTGATCCGCGTATCGGTCAGGCCATCCGCGAGACCACGCACCCGCACCTGACGATTGCCGCAGGGCTCCGCCCCGATCAGTTCAAGGAGGCTTGGGCCATGCTGGCGCCCCACCGCTTCGCCGCAGCCGAGGAGGTGCGGCATGTGCAGTTGCTGCGGCGGCCCTTGGTGCCAGGGGCGGAGTATGCCCTGATGGCGGCGATTCCGTTGGGTTGA